ATAGCGAAAGTATTGTCTGCCGCGTGCTGGCCGAGGAAATGACCAAGCTGGGTATGCCGGCAACGGCGGAGGAACTGGATGAGCAGTTCAGTGGCCGCCCGTCGCAAGACTGTATTCTCGATATCGAGGCGCGCTATGGTGGCCCGCTGCCCGAGGCCTATTTCCACACCACCGAGAGCCGCATCCGCCGAGCCTTCCACGAAGAGCTGGAGGCCGTAAACGGCATTCACGAGGTGCTGGAAAAGTTGCAGGGCACAAACCTGCAATCCTGCGTGGCGTCCTCCGGGCCCCATGCAAAAATGCAGATCACCTTGAACAAGACGGGCCTGTGGGACTATTTTGCCGGGCGTATTTTCAGTGCGGACGACGTGGGTCGCGGCAAGCCGTGGCCAGACCTGTTTCTACACAGTGCCGCCCATTTCGAGGTGGCTCCCGAGCACTGCGTGGTGGTGGAAGACTCCATTGCCGGGGTCAAGGCGGCGGTGGCCGCGGGTATGCCGGTGATTGGGTACAGTCACAATGGCACCCGTGCCCGACAGCTGGAAGCGGAAGGGGCGCGGGTGATCAATGATATGCAGCTACTGCTGGATTATTTGTAGTGGCTAACGTTTTTTACAACCGGGCTTTACAACATGGAGCGTTGGAGTATGAGTACTATTAAGCGGATTCTGATTGCGTTTGCCTGCCTGTTCGCCGCCATTGCCTGTTATGTGTTTGGCATTCCCGCCGGAGGTGCGGTTTTTCTGGTGCTGGGCATACTGCTGGAAGGTGCCTTCTGGTTCCAGCTGACCCGGCGCAAGCGGGCCAGCTGATATCCCGGCAGACAATCACTCGGTAAGTCGCACCTGTACCGACGCGCTGCGGCGGGTGTCCTTGTCATCTACAAAGGTGCGGGTATAGCGCACCTGATAAATCCCATTGCCCAGCAGTTCGTTCACCAGCCCCGGTGGCAGCATGACGGTTTCCTTCAGCGTACTGTTGCCCTCGGCAACCAAGGGCTGAGCCACTTCGTAAACAACCCGGTCACCCACCAGAAACTGGCCACTTTCCGACACCGCATTGATGCTGCCAATGTCGCCATTCAGGCTCCACGCCAGCATCATCTGCCGCGACTTACCGCTCACGGTCTGCGTCGGCGGTGATGCTTCGACCTGCGCCAGGCGACCGCTGGCGTCGAGATCAAACAGAATATGATTCGAGAGACTACCGGCGGCCCCGGCAAAGACCCGCCGGTAGCCCACCCGGCGCACACCCTTGGCGTGCCAGCTGCGCGCCTGTACCGGGGAAATCTGCACCACTTCCGTTACTTCGCCCCGGTCGCCGCTGAACTCCAGAATCTGGTCCACCACGGCCAGCTCTTTGTTGTTGTCCAGATTTACGAAGACACCGCGAGGTGACGCCGCACCGCCTTTGCTGGCCACCCGCCAGGTCACGGTCTCGCGGTAGCCTTCATTGGCATTTAGCCAGCCGTCACCGGGGTCGACGGTAATAATCTGTTGTGCGTTCACGGAGGAACCGAGTACGGCGGCAATAATGATTGCGGCGGCCCCGAGCAGGGTGAGTAGTAACTGTTTATTCATAGCGGTCTCCCAGGGAGTGCGGGCATGGTCACAGGGTAGGGTCCTGCTGATCATCTCAGAAATTCCCTGTGGCGCCTAACCCGCTACTGTCATCACATCAACGCGACCACTCAAGCCGCCAGGCACCGACGGTACCGTGACCGCAGCTTTGGAATGAACGCTTGTCACTACGGAATGCGGCGGGTTGATCCTAAAATCGGTCGGACTCCGGCAACCAAGAGAAGTTGGCGTATGCCTGCAAATCGTGCTCGCAACCTAGTAGTGTTGGCTTCAAGAGCCAATCACGTGCGCTGGCACTGCGCACTCTCGTTCGCTGTCCTTTCCACGCTGATCCTGACCGGCTGCCCGGACCCCACCAAGAAATACACACTGGATCCGAGGGATCTGGTGAGTAACGGGCTTGGCGAGCAGTCGGCCCGCACGGCTGCACCGTTTGGGGACGACATGGTGCGCTACCTGATGGGACAGGAAAGGGACGAGGGCGATACGTTTATCCTGGGCGTGGATTTTGAACCCGGGGCCTTTGCGCCAAAAATGGAAAGCCTGCAAGACATCGAGGCCTTGCTGGTGATTATGCGAGATTTCCCGGCGCTGAAAATTGTGGTCGAGGGCCACACGGATAACGCCGGCGATGCGAAGAAGAATCGCAAGCTGTCCCAGTGGCGTGCCAACTGGGTGCGCCAGTTTCTGCTGGAGCGAGGGATCGACAGTGCGCGGGTAGAGGCCGCCGGCCTGGGGGACTCTGACCCGATCGCAGACAACGATACCCAGCGCGGCCGAGAAAAGAATCGGCGCCTGGTGGTGCGGGTAGTCGCCTTTGACGGCAAGCCCGTTAATGTGCAGATGGATGGTGTCAGGAAATAGTGTAGCTAATGTGGCTCACAGGCGATGCCGCTATCCGGCATCGCCATTTGTGCGCCTTGGCACAGGGCCAAGACCAGAGCCATCAGGCCGACTGGGCGTTATCCAGATCCAGCGCCTTCAAAATGTCTGCGGTAGGGTTCACCTGGTTCATGGTGTAAAAGTGCAGTCCCGGCGCACCGCCTTCCAGCAGGGTCTCACACAGGTCGGTGACGATCTCGAGACCGAGCTTTTTCATGTCTTCCGGGTTGCGGAAGCTCTCCATGCGATACTTCAGCCAGCGCGGAATCTCTGCGCCGCAGTTGCGAGAGAAGCGCGCCAGATTGGTGAAATTGGTGATCGGCATAATGCCCGGGTAAATCGGCGCGTCGATACCGGCTTTTTCACACTGGTCCAGAAAATAGAAATACGCATCCGGGTTGTAGAAGTATTGGGTTAGCGCGCTGTTCGCGCCCGCCTCAAACTTGCCCTTCAAAAAGCGGATATCGTCGTCGTAGCTGTCCGCCTCGGGGTGAATTTCCGGATAGGCGGCTACCTCCAGGTGGAAGTGGTCGCCGGTGTGGCGGCGGATGAACGCCACCAGCTCATTGGCGTACACCAGCTGTGCCACGGACCCCATACCGGAAGGCATATCACCGCGCAGGGCAACGATGCGGTCTACGCCTGCTTCCTTGTAGCGCTCCAGCAGACCCAGCACGATTTCTTCGTTGTCGCCACCGAACGACAGGTGCGGCGCGATGGAAATACCGTCCCTGCGCAGGCTGGTGACGATATTCGCGGTGGTGTCGCGTGTGGTGCCGCCGGCGCCGTAGGTCACCGAGAAGAACTCGGGATTAAACGCCTGCAGTTGTTCGCGGGTGTGATACAGCTTGTCCCGGCCCTCTTCGGTTTTCGGCGGGAAAAATTCAAAACTGATGCGTAACTTGCTCATTGTTCTTTTCCGTTCCCTCGGCACACAGGAACCCGGGAGCGGGCCCGGGTCCCTGTGTGGAGGTGTTTAATACTTGTAACTTTCCGGCTTGTAGGGGCCGTCCACAGAAACGCCGATGTACTTGGCCTGGTCGTCGGTCATGCGGGTAATCACACCGCCAAAGCCTTCTACCATGTACTTGGCCACTTCCTCGTCCAGATGCTTCGGCAGTACTTTTACGTACAGCGCGGAGACCTTCTGGTCCGCCGGCAGGTCGGCAAATTTCTCGTTGTACAGGTAAATCTGGGCCAGTACCTGGTTGGCGAAAGAGCCGTCCATGATGCGGCTGGGGTGGCCGGTGGCATTACCCAGGTTTACCAGGCGGCCTTCGGACAGCAGCAACAGGTGATCGTTGGTTTCGGCGTTGCGCACGACTTTGTGTACCTGCGGTTTTACTTCCTGCCACTCCCAGTTCGCGCGCATGAAGGCGGTATCGATCTCGTTGTCGAAGTGGCCGATGTTGGAAACCACGGCACCAGACTTGAGTGCTTTCAGCATGTTCGCGTCGCACACGTTGACGTTACCGGTGGTGGTGACAATTAGGTCGGTGTTGGCCAGCAGTTCCTTGTTGATGCAGGACTCGGTGCCGTCGTTCACGCCGTTGATATAGGGGGACACCAGCTCGAAACCGTCCATGCAGGCCTGCATGGCACAGATCGGATCGATTTCGGTGATCTTGACGATCATGCCTTCTTGACGCAGGGAGGCCGCAGAGCCTTTACCCACGTCGCCGTAACCGATCACCAGCGCTTTCTTGCCCGACAGCAGGTGGTCGGTACCGCGCTTGATGGCGTCGTTCAGGCTGTGGCGACAGCCATACTTGTTGTCGTTCTTGCTCTTGGTTACCGCGTCGTTCACGTTGATCGCCGGCACCTTGAGGGTACCCGCTTTCAGCATGTCCTGCAGGCGGTGCACACCGGTGGTGGTTTCCTCGGAAATACCGTGGCACTTGTCCAACAACTGCGGGTACTTGCGGTGCAGCAGTTCGGTGAGGTCGCCGCCGTCGTCGAGGATCATGTTCGGCTGCCAGCCGGCTACATCCGCACCGATGGTGCGCTCGAGGCACCACTCGTACTCTTCCTCGGTCTCGCCTTTCCAGGCAAATACCGGGATACCGCGGGCGGCGATGGCTGCGGCGGCGTGGTCCTGGGTCGAGAAAATGTTACAGGAAGACCAGCGTACTTCTGCACCCAGAGCCACCAGGGTTTCGATCAGTACTGCGGTCTGGATGGTCATGTGGATACAGCCCATGATACGGGCGCCCGCCAGCGGCTGTTCCGCGCGGTATTTTTCCCGCAGGGTAATCAGTGCGGGCATTTCGCCTTCCGCAATTTCAATTTCCATGCGGCCCCAATCGGCGAGGGAAATGTCGGCTACTTTGAAGTCTTTAAATTCGGTGCTCATCTGGTTCATTACCTAAATCTCAAATGGTGGATGCGCTGCGCTTATCCACCCTACAATTTTTCATTCGTCCCCGTAGGGTGGATAAGCGCAGCGCATCCACCGTCCGGTGTGAAAATTAGATACCTGCCTGTGCGCGCAGGGTTTCCGCCTTGTCGGTTTTTTCCCACGGGAAGGCGGTGAAGGTCTCGGCCTGCTCTTTGCCGTTGCTGTCGATCCACTTGTAGGTGTGCTCGAACGGCTCGCGACCGAAGTGGCCGTAAGCGGCGGTCAGCTGGTACATGGGGTGCAGCAGGTCCAGCGCCTTGGAAATGGCGTAGGGACGCAGGTCGAAGTTCTCGCGTACCAGCTCGATCAGTTTCTCATCGCTGACTTTGCCGGTGCCGAAGGTATTGATGGAAACGGAGGTCGGCTCGGCGACACCGATGGCGTAGGAGACCTGGATTTCACAGCGGTTGGCGAGGCCAGCGGCCACAATGTTCTTGGCCACGTAACGACCGGCATAGGCGGCAGAGCGGTCGACCTTGGACGGGTCCTTACCGGAGAAGGCGCCACCGCCGTGACGGGCGGAACCGCCGTAGGTGTCGACGATGATCTTGCGTCCGGTGAGGCCACAGTCTCCCACGGGGCCGCCGATGACAAACTTGCCGGTGGGGTTGATGTGGAACTTGGTGTTCTCGTGCAGCAGTTCGGCGGGCAGTACGTGGTGCACGATCAGTTCCAGTACCGCGTCGCGCAGGTCTTCCTGGCTCACTTCGGGATTGTGCTGGGTGGAAAGTACAACCGCGTCGATTGCGCAGGGCTTGCCATTTTCGTCGTAGCGGAAGGTCACCTGGCTTTTCGCGTCCGGGCGCAGCCACGGCAGCAGGCCGGACTTGCGCGCTTCGGCCTGGCGTTCGACCAAACGGTGGGCGTAGTAGACCGGGGAGGGCATGAAGGTGGGGGTTTCGTCGGTGGCGTAGCCGAACATCAGGCCCTGGTCACCCGCGCCCTGGTCTTCCGGTTTAACGCGGTCCACGCCCTGGGCGATATCTACGGACTGTTTGCCAATGACGTTGATCACACCACAGGTTTCGCCGTCGTAGCCGACGTCGGAGGAGGTGTAGCCGATGTCGGTGATGACCTTACGCACCAGGTCTTCGAGGTCAACCCAGGCAGAGGTGCTGATTTCACCGGCGATGACCGCGATACCGGTTTTCACCAGTGTC
This genomic interval from Microbulbifer sp. Q7 contains the following:
- the metK gene encoding methionine adenosyltransferase, with product MSEYSIFTSESVSEGHPDKIADQISDAVLDALLARDKNARVACETLVKTGIAVIAGEISTSAWVDLEDLVRKVITDIGYTSSDVGYDGETCGVINVIGKQSVDIAQGVDRVKPEDQGAGDQGLMFGYATDETPTFMPSPVYYAHRLVERQAEARKSGLLPWLRPDAKSQVTFRYDENGKPCAIDAVVLSTQHNPEVSQEDLRDAVLELIVHHVLPAELLHENTKFHINPTGKFVIGGPVGDCGLTGRKIIVDTYGGSARHGGGAFSGKDPSKVDRSAAYAGRYVAKNIVAAGLANRCEIQVSYAIGVAEPTSVSINTFGTGKVSDEKLIELVRENFDLRPYAISKALDLLHPMYQLTAAYGHFGREPFEHTYKWIDSNGKEQAETFTAFPWEKTDKAETLRAQAGI
- the ahcY gene encoding adenosylhomocysteinase, with product MNQMSTEFKDFKVADISLADWGRMEIEIAEGEMPALITLREKYRAEQPLAGARIMGCIHMTIQTAVLIETLVALGAEVRWSSCNIFSTQDHAAAAIAARGIPVFAWKGETEEEYEWCLERTIGADVAGWQPNMILDDGGDLTELLHRKYPQLLDKCHGISEETTTGVHRLQDMLKAGTLKVPAINVNDAVTKSKNDNKYGCRHSLNDAIKRGTDHLLSGKKALVIGYGDVGKGSAASLRQEGMIVKITEIDPICAMQACMDGFELVSPYINGVNDGTESCINKELLANTDLIVTTTGNVNVCDANMLKALKSGAVVSNIGHFDNEIDTAFMRANWEWQEVKPQVHKVVRNAETNDHLLLLSEGRLVNLGNATGHPSRIMDGSFANQVLAQIYLYNEKFADLPADQKVSALYVKVLPKHLDEEVAKYMVEGFGGVITRMTDDQAKYIGVSVDGPYKPESYKY
- a CDS encoding HAD family phosphatase, with amino-acid sequence MQNPFSEKRLVIFDCDGVLVDSESIVCRVLAEEMTKLGMPATAEELDEQFSGRPSQDCILDIEARYGGPLPEAYFHTTESRIRRAFHEELEAVNGIHEVLEKLQGTNLQSCVASSGPHAKMQITLNKTGLWDYFAGRIFSADDVGRGKPWPDLFLHSAAHFEVAPEHCVVVEDSIAGVKAAVAAGMPVIGYSHNGTRARQLEAEGARVINDMQLLLDYL
- a CDS encoding OmpA family protein, with the translated sequence MLASRANHVRWHCALSFAVLSTLILTGCPDPTKKYTLDPRDLVSNGLGEQSARTAAPFGDDMVRYLMGQERDEGDTFILGVDFEPGAFAPKMESLQDIEALLVIMRDFPALKIVVEGHTDNAGDAKKNRKLSQWRANWVRQFLLERGIDSARVEAAGLGDSDPIADNDTQRGREKNRRLVVRVVAFDGKPVNVQMDGVRK
- the metF gene encoding methylenetetrahydrofolate reductase [NAD(P)H], with the protein product MSKLRISFEFFPPKTEEGRDKLYHTREQLQAFNPEFFSVTYGAGGTTRDTTANIVTSLRRDGISIAPHLSFGGDNEEIVLGLLERYKEAGVDRIVALRGDMPSGMGSVAQLVYANELVAFIRRHTGDHFHLEVAAYPEIHPEADSYDDDIRFLKGKFEAGANSALTQYFYNPDAYFYFLDQCEKAGIDAPIYPGIMPITNFTNLARFSRNCGAEIPRWLKYRMESFRNPEDMKKLGLEIVTDLCETLLEGGAPGLHFYTMNQVNPTADILKALDLDNAQSA